From Trachemys scripta elegans isolate TJP31775 chromosome 18, CAS_Tse_1.0, whole genome shotgun sequence:
TGCCTGCCCGTCCGCTGGGAGAGCGAGGGTGGAACAGGCACTAGCAGGGGCTTCTGGCCAGGCCCCTTCCCCCGCAGCAGGCAGCGCTCTCCCCCATTCGGCTGTGCTACGCGCGCTGCTGGATTAGATCGGGGGGGCACGTGCCTTTCCTGTTCCTTGGCCCGCTTTGCAAAGGGACTAAATTGCATTGTCACCTCTCTCCTGGGCAAACATTTCACAGCGCTGGGACTCAGCAGCCAAGTCACAGAGGACTCCCTGCGGCAGGAGCTCCGTCTCGTCGGCCCGCTGCAGACGCGGCTACAGCAGCAGGGTTAGGGATAGACCGCTAGCATGGGGCCATCGGCTGCATCGAGCTAATTTATTAGTGACAACCCGCCCTCTGGGGACCGGGGGAAGGTCAGCCTCGGCTGCAGGGAGTCTCATACAGGCCTGGGCAGACTCTCCGCTTCCTTTCTCGGGCGCTTCCTCCCATTTcgttccctcctcctcttcctcttgctggCAGCTGGGCATGTGGGCTGGAGAGTAGGCAAAGGCCTTGCCTTCAACTGCCCCCGGTCACGGCTTTCAGCCTGCGCTGCCCCGCGTGGAGTCAGGGTCTCCTCCCCGACCGGGGCATCGTTCAGGATAGCGTTGAACACATCCTCCTTCCTCCCAAAGTCCAGCACCAGGTGCTTAGGGAGGAGGGAGGCAGTATCTGCAGTGGGGGTGGGCAGTCCCAGCACCTCAGCTTTGGGATGGACTTTCTTCTTTTTCAGCCCTTTTCCTTTCTTAGttttcctccctctcttcttccctttccccttccgCTGGGTCGTGGCGGGGCTCTCTCGCTTGGGCCCAGTGGGCGCAGACTTCTGGAAGCTGTCCATGGCCCCTGTGACaagctggcctgggggtgggggctttgtCGGAGGAAGTGCCCATCTGCCCGTGCTCTCTCTAGGCGggggggtgccaggctggggcgCTGGGCCGGAAGGAGCCCTGTCTGATCCAGCTGCCACTTCGTCTATCAGTTCCCCACCAAACTCATAGAGCACCGGCTTCCGGGGCACCGCAATGGCCACGGTGTTGTACTTCTTGCACCTTGAGAGAAGAGGGACGAGAAGCAGAGTGAGGGG
This genomic window contains:
- the PROCA1 gene encoding protein PROCA1 (The sequence of the model RefSeq protein was modified relative to this genomic sequence to represent the inferred CDS: added 181 bases not found in genome assembly); protein product: VRSPDSGGQQPLGATWAPGPGQGRPEPAGGAARRRTKRGFTYPGTLWCGAGNNADSYGQLGEHRETDECCREHDHCQHVIHPFTAKYGYRNLRWHTISHCACDLRLKGCLRQVNDTASRVVGQAFFNVIQVPCFEFTYKEQCVEPYLYIWCKKYNTVAIAVPRKPVLYEFGGELIDEVAAGSDRAPSGPAPQPGTPPPRESTGRWALPPTKPPPPGQLVTGAMDSFQKSAPTGPKRESPATTQRKGKGKKRGRKTKKGKGLKKKKVHPKAEVLGLPTPTADTASLLPKHLVLDFGRKEDVFNAILNDAPVGEETLTPRGAAQAESRDRGQLKARPLPTLQPTCPAASKRKRRRERNGRKRPRKEAESLPRPV